The genome window CTATCAATTGACCACATGTCTCTCGAGCCGCCCACGCTAATCACTTTTCCTCTACTCATTTCAACCAAGAGCGATGCTTCGCTCTTGGTATTTTCAGAGCAGATCGTTACACTACCGCCATTCATTCTACACTAGAGATCATGTATGGCTTACCAATGCCCTTTATGTCACAGCCCAATGACACGACAAGCACGCGCCTATGTGTGTGAGAACCGACATCAATTCGATATCGCCAAAGAAGGCTACGTCAATCTCATGCCCGTTCAACATAAGCGTTCAAAAGATCCCGGTGACAATAAAGCCATGATTCAAGCGAGACGCCGCTTTCTCAATGGTGGCCACTATGATGCCATGCGCGACCGAGTCGCCGCTCTCTGTGCCGAGCTCCTCACCAATCACGCCCCTCAGCTTCTCGACTTAGGCTGCGGAGAAGGCTACTACACCACTCATATTGCCAACGTGTTACTCGAACAGCATTCGGATACCAAGGTTTATGGGCTAGACATTTCTAAAGTTGCGGTGCGTTTCGCAGCAAAACGTTACCCCGAATGCCACTTTAGTGTTGCATCAAGTCAACGTTTACCCTTTGCAGATAATAGCCTTGATGCGATCGTGCGAATTTACGCCCCGAGTAGTGCTCAAGAGATGTTACGTTGTATCCGTCCAGGCGGCTTCTTACTCACCGTAACACCTGCGGCGCGACACCTGTTTGAATACAAAGCTCGTATTTACGATTCAGTCAGACTCCATGAAGAATCGCCTGAAACGCTGGATGGCTTCACTTTAGAGCATAGTGAAAAGGTCAATTACACCATGACTCTGCCAGGAGACGATGCCTTCGACTTGCTGCAGATGACCCCATTTTATTGGCATGCAAGTGATGAATTTCGCCATTCGCTGACTCAGGCAAGCGTTTTCCCCTGTGAGGCAGATTTTATGCTGCATCTATACCGTAAAAAATAGCTTAGTGATTAACCTCACACTTTTTGATATTCATTGACGTCATGTCCATCGATATTTTTCGCTCCTAACCCTGTACTGAGCTCATTTTCACCTAAATATTATGAACAGTAATCACACTTTTTGACAATAAATGGACTTATCAAGACATCGAGTATTGTTAGCTCACAGTTAGGCATGGAGTTTGCTTCTTTCTTTTTGCTCGGTAATTGTAAAATCCACGCAAGTTTTCTGTTGGGTGGCCGATAGCATTACTGAGGACTGACTTAGGAGAGAAGTATGAACCCAGTAGGAACAGGCACAGCGCACCTGAATTCCGCCCAAGCGGTGAAAACTCATACATCGACCCATTTAGAACAAAAAAAGGTCGAAGTAGATCCGGATTTTTCATTGGTGGAGCATGACAAAAATTCAGATAAGGTCTCTCTGTCTAAACAGGGGCAAGCCTTAATGAAAACGTTAGAGCACATCGATGAAACCGGGTCATTATCAATGCCTAAAGAGAAAAGCCTGAGTGATAAGGTAGAATCCTTTACCTATGGTGCTTTGGGCTTAGATAGACCAGATGAAATAAAAAAGAAGACTGAAGAAGATAGCTCATATTCTGCTGGAAAATACTTGAAGGCAGCGGCGACTATCGGAGGGATTCTACTTGCTGTCGTCTGATGATTGATCACTTTTAAGCACTCCTGCGCTAAAAAAGGCACCCTCAGTGCCTTTTTCTTTCTTCTTAACTCTCTCGCTCCTCTCCTTTTTATCAGCGCAACTGATTCATATTGTGTGACGACACTTTTTTACTATGTACTGGCCATTCGAGGGCGTAGCTATGCATTTTCTATTCATACTTGTTGTAAGCTTTGGGATCATCGTCCCAACGGCGTCAGCGAGCGTCATTACGGCCGCGC of Vibrio zhugei contains these proteins:
- the rlmA gene encoding 23S rRNA (guanine(745)-N(1))-methyltransferase; translated protein: MAYQCPLCHSPMTRQARAYVCENRHQFDIAKEGYVNLMPVQHKRSKDPGDNKAMIQARRRFLNGGHYDAMRDRVAALCAELLTNHAPQLLDLGCGEGYYTTHIANVLLEQHSDTKVYGLDISKVAVRFAAKRYPECHFSVASSQRLPFADNSLDAIVRIYAPSSAQEMLRCIRPGGFLLTVTPAARHLFEYKARIYDSVRLHEESPETLDGFTLEHSEKVNYTMTLPGDDAFDLLQMTPFYWHASDEFRHSLTQASVFPCEADFMLHLYRKK